In the genome of Ignisphaera cupida, one region contains:
- a CDS encoding N-acetyltransferase, with product MSRYIGKKSFIDPSVIIGVNTFIYGPSRIGNETIIDTDVVIGYPTRKKLFESRYTKQSHGIFELDEIFDELSEGSVIGGHCIIRRGTIIYERTVIGDYTETGHNVLIREDTKIGEKCRIGSYTIIDGMVTIGSNTVIQSNTYIPPKTVIGSQVFIAPRVVFTNDRYPPSKRLIETIVEDDVVIGANSTIIAGIKIGKGAVIAAGSVVTKSVEPYTVVAGVPAKPIMSREEYEKRKKNYENLVNLFPWK from the coding sequence TTGAGTAGATATATTGGAAAGAAATCATTTATAGATCCTTCAGTAATTATAGGTGTCAACACGTTTATATATGGCCCATCAAGGATAGGCAATGAAACAATTATTGATACAGATGTGGTAATTGGGTATCCAACAAGGAAAAAGCTATTTGAATCTAGATATACTAAACAAAGCCATGGCATTTTTGAATTGGACGAGATTTTTGATGAGTTAAGTGAAGGTAGTGTGATAGGAGGGCATTGCATTATTAGACGTGGAACAATAATATATGAAAGAACTGTAATAGGGGACTACACTGAAACAGGTCATAACGTTCTCATAAGAGAAGATACAAAAATTGGTGAAAAATGTAGAATAGGCTCATATACAATAATAGATGGTATGGTCACTATTGGTAGTAACACAGTCATACAGTCAAATACATATATACCCCCTAAGACAGTCATAGGATCTCAAGTATTTATAGCACCTAGAGTTGTGTTTACAAATGATAGATATCCACCAAGCAAAAGATTGATAGAGACTATTGTAGAGGATGATGTTGTTATAGGTGCTAATAGCACTATTATTGCAGGTATAAAAATTGGAAAAGGTGCTGTAATAGCAGCAGGTTCAGTAGTAACTAAAAGTGTTGAACCCTACACAGTTGTTGCTGGGGTTCCTGCCAAACCAATAATGAGTAGAGAAGAATATGAAAAGAGGAAAAAGAATTACGAAAACCTTGTAAATCTATTTCCATGGAAATAA